In Ruficoccus amylovorans, one DNA window encodes the following:
- a CDS encoding host-nuclease inhibitor Gam family protein, which yields MKTTTTPKPRRRAAIANDLEFEQELDTVAALATGKSQLEAEKAAAQDALNERFDAQIKSVEAEIKAGVSRCATYADKHRERLFAGGKERTSATALAVYGWRAVPPALKTRSKVTWEKVTAKIKERCWRSFLRVREEPDKEVLERQSAETLRELGLKYEGGERFFVQNKGEA from the coding sequence ATGAAAACAACCACCACACCCAAACCCCGCCGCCGCGCGGCCATCGCCAACGACCTGGAATTTGAACAGGAGCTGGACACGGTGGCCGCGCTGGCGACGGGCAAGTCGCAACTGGAGGCGGAAAAAGCCGCCGCCCAGGATGCGCTCAACGAACGCTTCGACGCGCAAATCAAGTCGGTCGAGGCGGAAATCAAGGCCGGAGTCAGTCGGTGCGCGACCTATGCGGACAAGCACCGCGAGCGGCTCTTCGCCGGAGGGAAGGAACGCACGTCGGCCACGGCCCTCGCCGTATACGGCTGGCGGGCGGTCCCGCCCGCTCTCAAGACCCGCTCGAAGGTCACCTGGGAAAAGGTCACCGCCAAGATCAAAGAACGATGCTGGCGTTCCTTCCTGCGCGTGCGCGAAGAGCCCGACAAGGAAGTCCTCGAGCGCCAGAGCGCCGAAACGCTCCGCGAGCTTGGCCTCAAGTACGAGGGCGGCGAGCGGTTCTTCGTCCAGAACAAAGGGGAGGCGTGA
- a CDS encoding ASCH domain-containing protein, translating into MSDPALERLVAEYGPCLALSIRQPWAWAILHLGKNIENRSWPTKFRGRFFIHAAKGCTRAEYEYGICFGRWASNSDKYRQKRIPALQDMDRGGVVGVADLVACVESYSSAWFAGPYGFVLENVRPVPFVPCKGRQGFFYLY; encoded by the coding sequence ATGAGTGATCCCGCACTTGAACGCCTGGTGGCCGAGTATGGCCCTTGTCTCGCGCTGTCAATCCGTCAGCCGTGGGCATGGGCTATCCTCCACCTGGGAAAGAACATCGAGAACCGCAGTTGGCCGACGAAATTCCGGGGACGGTTCTTTATCCATGCGGCGAAGGGCTGTACCCGCGCCGAGTATGAATACGGCATTTGCTTCGGGCGCTGGGCATCCAACTCAGACAAATACCGGCAGAAACGCATCCCCGCCCTGCAGGACATGGACCGGGGCGGCGTGGTCGGCGTGGCCGACCTCGTCGCCTGTGTCGAGAGTTACTCCTCGGCGTGGTTTGCAGGCCCCTACGGCTTTGTCCTGGAGAACGTCCGCCCCGTTCCCTTCGTGCCCTGCAAGGGGCGACAGGGGTTCTTCTATCTCTATTAA
- a CDS encoding ribbon-helix-helix domain-containing protein: MSQQTSNHGRAPGKTQISISLPAALVAKIDRLAEEENRNRSNFIATEMEKLCTTCEGK, encoded by the coding sequence ATGTCACAGCAAACCAGCAACCACGGCCGGGCACCCGGCAAAACGCAAATCTCCATCAGCCTGCCCGCCGCCCTGGTGGCCAAGATCGACCGACTGGCCGAGGAGGAAAACCGCAACCGCAGCAACTTCATCGCAACCGAGATGGAGAAGCTCTGCACAACCTGCGAGGGCAAGTAG
- a CDS encoding helix-turn-helix domain-containing protein produces the protein MSALSRYLDRDRLRFSWTLDQTAIERKMATIREVVCRETGMSVEVIMSPMRVADIAIPRMLAMYLCRELTRAPHRVISEWWERDRTTSMYAGKVIPGYAEKDPDFATRVAAIRTACEKALHELSNSQPQTETTNQG, from the coding sequence GTGAGCGCGTTATCCCGTTACCTGGACCGTGACCGGCTCCGTTTCTCCTGGACCCTCGACCAGACCGCCATCGAGCGAAAGATGGCCACGATCCGCGAGGTGGTTTGCCGCGAGACCGGGATGAGCGTCGAGGTCATCATGTCGCCCATGCGGGTGGCAGACATCGCGATCCCCCGCATGCTCGCCATGTACCTGTGTCGCGAGCTGACCCGCGCCCCGCACCGCGTGATCTCTGAATGGTGGGAGCGAGACCGTACGACCTCCATGTACGCGGGCAAAGTCATCCCCGGCTACGCCGAGAAAGACCCCGACTTCGCCACCCGCGTGGCGGCGATCCGCACAGCCTGTGAAAAGGCGCTGCACGAGCTTTCCAACTCTCAACCCCAAACTGAAACAACCAACCAAGGATAA
- a CDS encoding AAA family ATPase — MSQTSAAAADDGGKQNYRSENGKKQVILRDDHILPRLEIYPEEVRDGVYWLAGYVREECGRDLKVLEAKCKALGLSRSCSHTYFTKILNFTYPFAAGREDMRQNFLATVEALQGDAETSARAGRVPFSESTVWHQIRDYIDVRRVRDAVCRFGLVVGATGSQKTACSKHYRDLYPQYVAYVDAPARPVMSEFITDLAACFGGPVGESRSKKEQRIAGAVRANRTIIVENIQRLHREDKGWQQPIFDYLTKLQDATGCTVIMTCTVDFLKKFQTGTDAGYFEQLEGRCGGAEEFLILDEWPCRADCLQAANAFGLVDAERYAAELEKMTRRRGRIRILYNRLQKAVRLARAEGVPLTYDILTSI; from the coding sequence ATGTCACAGACATCCGCAGCAGCCGCCGATGACGGGGGCAAGCAAAATTACCGTTCGGAAAACGGGAAAAAACAGGTCATCCTGCGCGATGACCACATCCTGCCGCGCCTGGAGATTTACCCCGAGGAGGTGCGCGACGGCGTTTACTGGCTCGCGGGCTACGTCCGCGAAGAGTGCGGCCGCGACCTGAAAGTGCTGGAGGCCAAGTGCAAGGCGCTCGGACTCTCCCGCAGTTGCAGCCACACCTATTTTACCAAAATCCTCAATTTCACGTACCCCTTCGCGGCGGGCCGCGAGGACATGCGCCAGAACTTTCTGGCCACGGTCGAAGCCCTCCAGGGCGACGCCGAGACCTCCGCGCGGGCGGGACGGGTGCCCTTTTCCGAGAGCACGGTCTGGCACCAGATACGCGATTACATCGACGTGCGGCGCGTGCGAGACGCGGTCTGCCGCTTCGGCCTGGTGGTCGGGGCGACCGGCTCGCAAAAGACGGCCTGCTCGAAGCACTATCGCGACCTGTACCCGCAGTATGTCGCGTATGTGGACGCCCCGGCACGCCCGGTCATGAGCGAGTTCATCACCGACCTGGCCGCCTGCTTTGGGGGGCCGGTGGGAGAATCCCGTTCGAAAAAAGAGCAACGCATCGCCGGGGCCGTGAGGGCCAACCGGACGATCATCGTTGAAAACATCCAGCGGCTGCACCGCGAGGACAAAGGCTGGCAGCAGCCGATCTTCGACTACCTGACCAAACTCCAGGACGCCACGGGCTGCACGGTCATCATGACCTGTACGGTCGATTTCCTCAAAAAATTCCAGACCGGCACGGATGCCGGATACTTCGAGCAGCTCGAAGGCCGATGCGGCGGCGCAGAGGAGTTTCTCATCCTGGACGAATGGCCCTGCCGCGCTGACTGCCTGCAGGCCGCGAACGCCTTCGGGCTGGTCGATGCCGAGCGCTATGCGGCAGAGCTGGAGAAAATGACCCGCCGACGAGGCCGCATTCGCATCCTCTACAACCGGCTGCAAAAGGCCGTCCGCCTCGCGCGCGCCGAAGGCGTGCCGCTCACCTATGACATCCTGACCTCTATCTGA
- a CDS encoding terminase large subunit domain-containing protein — protein sequence MTPPSRDMDADRTASRYFLPYQQEYILDESQLSFIEKSVRIGWTYADSFKNVRKRLHYANRDYLFATKDWPTAIEYVQTCMKFVEVYNRVRSVISHGEDTIRVPVLDKDGKETAFTEEVKIGYIKFDNGSRIIAFTSNPAAMQAYGGDVGLDEFAKHANQQMLYATAQGRVTWGYDLAIWSAHWGDGTLFCEMSQEARAGKGPWEYYRKVTLEDAVSQGLVEKINEVAGKQMSREGFIADARKRARTDEIYQQEYMCNPVGGKFAIVDWPVIQRCKEETTIERLHFENHAVIREFGEFHTAAQLTREASIAAYLKGSFQKLFSAVTRHSLGFDVAASGDGDLACIYVDEVQGDAQSLAGLLTCRTEDWHFLRLALWTILRNVTAINGCGDETGLGRQICWETAKEFVGRFTPVNFRGTKHDMGFELMVALQEQRKRFPAATDHEDIARDFYALRKTGNKGKWTFSESRNPLNEHSHCDMAWAGALSLHAMGSGTRFEPEWFAPGPNTYTTPARRERTHTLIG from the coding sequence GTGACGCCCCCGAGCCGGGACATGGATGCCGACCGCACCGCCTCCCGCTATTTCCTTCCCTATCAGCAGGAGTATATCCTGGACGAGTCGCAGCTTTCGTTCATCGAGAAGTCGGTCCGTATCGGCTGGACCTATGCCGACAGCTTCAAGAACGTGCGCAAGCGGCTCCATTACGCGAACCGCGACTACCTCTTCGCCACCAAGGACTGGCCGACCGCTATCGAATACGTGCAGACCTGCATGAAGTTCGTGGAGGTGTACAACCGGGTGCGCTCCGTCATTTCCCACGGTGAGGATACCATCCGCGTGCCGGTCCTGGACAAGGACGGCAAGGAAACGGCCTTCACCGAAGAGGTGAAGATCGGGTACATCAAGTTCGACAACGGCTCGCGCATCATCGCCTTCACGAGCAACCCGGCCGCCATGCAGGCTTACGGGGGTGACGTCGGCCTCGACGAGTTCGCCAAGCACGCCAACCAGCAGATGCTGTACGCCACGGCGCAGGGCCGTGTCACCTGGGGCTATGATCTCGCCATCTGGTCCGCGCACTGGGGCGACGGTACGCTCTTTTGCGAAATGTCCCAGGAGGCCCGCGCAGGCAAGGGGCCGTGGGAGTACTACCGCAAGGTCACGCTCGAGGACGCCGTCTCCCAGGGGCTGGTGGAGAAGATCAACGAGGTGGCCGGGAAGCAGATGTCCCGCGAAGGCTTCATCGCCGACGCCAGGAAGCGCGCCCGCACGGATGAAATCTACCAGCAGGAATACATGTGCAACCCGGTCGGCGGGAAGTTCGCCATTGTGGATTGGCCCGTTATCCAGCGCTGCAAGGAAGAAACCACGATCGAGCGCCTGCACTTTGAGAACCACGCCGTCATCCGCGAGTTCGGGGAGTTCCACACCGCCGCCCAGCTCACCCGAGAGGCATCCATTGCCGCCTACCTGAAAGGCTCCTTCCAGAAGTTGTTCAGTGCGGTTACCCGGCATTCACTCGGCTTTGACGTGGCCGCCTCGGGGGACGGCGACTTGGCTTGCATCTACGTGGACGAGGTGCAGGGCGATGCCCAGAGTCTGGCCGGGCTGCTCACCTGCCGGACAGAAGACTGGCACTTCCTGCGCCTCGCCCTCTGGACCATTCTGCGCAACGTCACCGCTATTAATGGCTGCGGGGATGAAACCGGCCTTGGCCGCCAGATATGCTGGGAGACCGCCAAGGAATTTGTTGGCCGATTTACCCCCGTTAATTTCCGGGGTACGAAGCATGACATGGGCTTTGAACTGATGGTCGCCCTGCAGGAACAGCGCAAGCGCTTCCCGGCGGCGACGGACCATGAGGACATCGCCCGCGATTTTTACGCTCTTCGCAAGACGGGCAATAAGGGCAAGTGGACCTTCAGTGAATCGCGTAACCCGCTTAACGAGCACTCCCACTGCGACATGGCCTGGGCGGGTGCGCTTTCCCTCCATGCAATGGGCTCGGGCACGCGCTTCGAGCCGGAATGGTTTGCCCCCGGCCCTAATACCTACACCACCCCCGCCCGTCGTGAACGCACCCACACCCTGATCGGATGA
- a CDS encoding phage portal protein family protein — protein sequence MNNPDTALTPSAPGPLAAPTEFLPPLHRASHARQRDYTNPLRGLDLPRAVRLMEEAERGRSADLMWLYRMVEKRDSTVKGLKLRRLTALGKLDWDIKIPDRLPPGMTAEQAEQQADSLRAMYDEIENLPQAIEHLALATFRGYAHLEKHYYANNPALPVIWLEPVEQWFCVRHPQSWEWVYDSTGRGSTSTGRIIDPRHWVVREVDDPVNEIALIAHIRKNLAQKDWDAFLEDFGIPSIFGILSQNTPPDQVREWLDIINQVTGNSRGALPPGSDIKSVALGSQGDVPFKAHKDEQREEVVLAGTGGLLSMLTAPTGLNSEQAKVHEAAFDAIAIAEAGVISSLLQQQLDKPHLHREFPGQKQAAYFSLAAAEEESIDALGDLLVKLASAGLEAEENQISEKTGLKLRRRVAAPAMPGYPGTGGGMFANRAPAAALDQVREERFLASAADELARADRQALAPLIARVEQVLQIEDEAAFTAALEQLRSDLPELEKQCLGDEASRPLETAFENILATAFANGVSGRGDLTPEKLPTGAQEGAGA from the coding sequence ATGAATAACCCAGACACAGCTTTGACGCCTTCGGCACCCGGCCCGCTCGCGGCCCCGACCGAGTTCCTGCCGCCGCTGCATCGCGCCAGCCATGCCCGCCAGCGCGACTACACGAACCCGCTGCGCGGGCTCGACCTGCCGCGTGCCGTGCGCCTGATGGAGGAGGCCGAGCGTGGCCGCAGCGCCGACCTGATGTGGCTGTACCGCATGGTGGAGAAGCGCGACTCCACCGTGAAGGGGCTCAAGCTGCGCCGCCTCACCGCCCTGGGCAAGCTGGACTGGGATATTAAAATCCCCGACCGCCTCCCTCCCGGCATGACCGCCGAGCAGGCCGAGCAGCAGGCCGACAGCCTGCGGGCCATGTACGACGAGATAGAAAACCTTCCGCAGGCGATCGAGCACCTGGCGCTGGCCACCTTCCGGGGATACGCGCACTTGGAGAAACACTACTACGCCAACAATCCGGCGCTGCCCGTCATCTGGCTGGAGCCGGTCGAGCAGTGGTTTTGCGTGCGCCACCCGCAGTCCTGGGAATGGGTCTATGACTCCACCGGCCGGGGCAGTACTTCCACCGGGAGGATCATCGACCCGCGTCACTGGGTGGTTAGGGAAGTGGACGACCCGGTCAACGAGATCGCGCTGATCGCCCATATCCGCAAGAATCTCGCGCAGAAGGACTGGGACGCCTTTCTGGAGGACTTCGGCATACCGTCCATCTTCGGCATCCTCTCCCAGAACACCCCGCCCGACCAGGTGCGCGAGTGGCTCGACATCATCAACCAGGTTACCGGCAACAGCCGGGGCGCCCTGCCGCCCGGCTCGGACATCAAGTCCGTCGCGCTCGGCTCCCAGGGAGACGTGCCCTTCAAGGCGCACAAGGACGAACAGCGCGAGGAGGTGGTCCTGGCCGGAACCGGCGGGCTGCTCTCCATGCTGACCGCGCCCACCGGCCTCAACTCCGAGCAGGCCAAAGTCCACGAGGCGGCCTTCGACGCCATCGCGATCGCGGAGGCCGGTGTCATCTCCAGCCTCCTTCAGCAGCAGCTTGATAAGCCGCACCTGCACCGCGAGTTCCCCGGCCAGAAACAGGCGGCGTACTTCTCGCTCGCCGCCGCCGAGGAGGAGTCGATCGACGCCCTCGGGGATCTCCTGGTCAAACTGGCCAGCGCCGGGTTGGAGGCGGAGGAGAATCAGATCTCCGAAAAGACCGGGCTCAAGCTCCGCCGCCGCGTGGCCGCGCCCGCCATGCCCGGTTATCCCGGCACCGGGGGCGGGATGTTCGCCAACCGCGCCCCGGCTGCCGCGCTCGATCAGGTGCGCGAAGAGCGTTTCCTCGCCTCGGCGGCCGATGAACTGGCCAGGGCGGACCGGCAGGCGCTCGCCCCGCTCATCGCCCGGGTCGAGCAGGTGCTCCAGATCGAGGACGAGGCCGCCTTTACCGCCGCGCTCGAGCAGCTCCGCTCCGACCTGCCGGAACTGGAAAAACAGTGCCTCGGAGACGAGGCGTCCCGCCCCCTGGAAACCGCCTTTGAGAACATCCTCGCCACGGCCTTCGCTAACGGTGTTTCCGGGCGCGGAGACCTCACCCCCGAAAAATTGCCCACAGGCGCGCAGGAGGGCGCGGGGGCATGA
- a CDS encoding phage protease, with protein sequence MNSVTIPFLNRAGDFDPDDWFHLVPCGEFPISRRENGVRVRYQQVVDAAALDAIVADFNRKRSENPDYRLLIDFDHFSHSSDKPSDAACWVTDMESRPNGVWARGEWSDTGEAAIKNKRYRFISPVWFPHQTQALGGNRFRPVTVNDAGLTNTPNLGDALVPFWNRATDDLPAAADAAANINTDTTMNESLQTQLIGLLALAADATEEQIVAAVKALQSSNATAAEQVAEAAEVAAENEEFKNRLTALETQNKRLLAKRVDEELDRHADIIPEADKTAWKNRLEADFDGTSALLTGIKRPEGYQPMHQRGSASASAARHQNADQPFMNRVSELKQADSQLTHNEAILRAAREHPEEYNEYVAGLTTRA encoded by the coding sequence ATGAACTCCGTTACCATTCCTTTTCTTAACCGCGCGGGGGATTTCGACCCCGACGACTGGTTCCATCTCGTCCCCTGCGGGGAGTTTCCCATCTCCCGCCGGGAAAACGGCGTGCGCGTGCGCTATCAGCAGGTGGTGGACGCCGCCGCCCTGGACGCCATCGTGGCCGACTTCAACCGCAAGCGCTCGGAGAATCCCGACTACCGGCTGCTGATCGACTTCGACCATTTCTCGCACAGCTCCGACAAACCCTCCGACGCCGCCTGCTGGGTCACGGACATGGAGAGCCGCCCCAACGGGGTCTGGGCCAGGGGCGAGTGGTCCGACACCGGCGAGGCCGCCATCAAAAACAAGCGCTACCGCTTCATTTCCCCGGTCTGGTTCCCGCACCAGACACAGGCCCTCGGGGGCAACCGCTTCCGCCCGGTCACCGTCAACGACGCCGGGCTCACGAATACGCCCAACCTGGGCGACGCCCTCGTGCCCTTCTGGAACCGGGCCACCGACGATCTTCCCGCAGCCGCCGACGCCGCTGCCAACATCAACACCGATACCACCATGAATGAAAGTCTCCAGACTCAGTTGATCGGCCTGCTCGCCCTCGCGGCGGATGCGACCGAAGAACAGATTGTGGCCGCCGTCAAGGCGCTGCAGTCCAGTAACGCGACGGCCGCCGAGCAGGTTGCCGAGGCCGCCGAGGTCGCCGCCGAGAACGAAGAGTTCAAAAACCGGCTGACCGCGCTCGAAACCCAGAACAAGCGCCTGCTGGCCAAGCGGGTGGATGAGGAGCTGGACCGCCACGCCGACATCATCCCCGAGGCCGACAAGACCGCCTGGAAGAACCGCCTGGAGGCCGACTTCGACGGCACCTCCGCGCTGCTCACCGGGATCAAGCGGCCCGAAGGCTACCAGCCGATGCACCAGCGCGGAAGCGCCTCCGCTTCCGCCGCCCGCCACCAGAACGCCGATCAGCCCTTCATGAACCGCGTGAGCGAGTTGAAGCAGGCCGACTCGCAGCTCACACACAACGAGGCCATCCTGCGCGCCGCCCGCGAGCATCCCGAGGAGTACAACGAGTACGTCGCCGGGCTGACCACCCGCGCCTGA
- a CDS encoding major capsid protein, translating into MKSNAVFNPVLSALFNAYFINPGDYVGLDIAPIFRTGEQSANYPVFGRENFVNMPTLKPRAPGTPYPRSVPSLSDDKYSTKNYGHETPVPDENRKKYAKQIDADNAAVKRNAQTILVNHELRVRALVKSAAVTHRATPAAKWDDYANSDPIADVKAARRVIDVEGGIAPNLLTLTPTVVDKLALHPKIRALYPTHNGPITTEMLRVAFEIERVRIAAAKVNTAADGQALSIGYLWGDDIILSVSENSQDLESPNAARTFLWTEESGGDDAGSRIETYREDNIKSDVHRSEHHTDEKLTGPDFIYLLESVLTA; encoded by the coding sequence ATGAAATCCAACGCAGTCTTTAACCCGGTGTTGAGCGCCCTGTTCAACGCCTACTTCATCAACCCCGGCGATTATGTCGGGCTCGACATCGCGCCGATCTTCCGCACCGGCGAGCAGTCCGCCAACTATCCGGTCTTCGGACGGGAGAACTTCGTCAACATGCCGACGCTCAAGCCGCGCGCGCCCGGTACCCCGTACCCGCGCTCCGTGCCCTCGCTCTCGGATGACAAGTACTCGACCAAGAACTACGGCCACGAAACGCCCGTCCCCGACGAGAACCGCAAGAAGTACGCCAAGCAGATCGACGCCGACAACGCCGCCGTGAAGCGCAACGCGCAGACCATTCTCGTCAACCACGAGTTGCGGGTGCGCGCCCTGGTCAAGAGCGCCGCCGTCACCCACCGCGCCACCCCGGCTGCCAAGTGGGACGACTACGCCAACTCCGACCCGATCGCCGACGTCAAGGCCGCCCGGCGCGTGATCGATGTGGAGGGCGGTATCGCCCCGAACCTCCTCACGCTCACGCCCACCGTGGTGGACAAGCTCGCCCTGCACCCGAAGATCCGCGCCCTGTACCCGACCCACAACGGCCCGATCACCACGGAGATGCTCCGGGTCGCCTTCGAGATCGAGCGCGTGCGCATCGCCGCCGCCAAGGTCAACACGGCGGCGGACGGGCAGGCCCTCTCCATCGGCTATCTCTGGGGCGACGACATCATCCTCTCGGTCTCCGAAAACTCCCAGGACCTGGAGTCGCCCAACGCGGCCCGCACCTTCCTGTGGACCGAGGAGAGCGGCGGCGATGACGCGGGCTCCCGCATCGAGACCTACCGCGAGGACAACATCAAGTCCGACGTCCACCGCTCCGAGCACCACACCGATGAGAAGCTCACCGGCCCGGACTTCATCTACCTGCTCGAGTCCGTCCTCACCGCCTAA